DNA from Strigops habroptila isolate Jane chromosome 6, bStrHab1.2.pri, whole genome shotgun sequence:
gtGAAGACTTGCCAGCACAAGTTTGCCTCTGTGGCATCACAAGTATTTGAATTAAGTTGTCTACCACTTATCCTGGCATCTCAGCCCCGTGAACTGAGAGATGAAGCAGCTCATTTCATGAGGCTGATCAGGGCAGAACAAATTTGGTCTGACTCTTGGCAGGGGGAGAGCTGTCATTATGCTTGAAGAGCAGCTGTGTCTTGGGACTGGTATAAAATAGCAAAGGGTTTCCAAACAGCAGTTCTGTTTTTTATAATGGCCTGTTTGCCCTGCTGAAGgcagattaaaaatgaaatacaagtgGGGTTATCTACCAGTGTGCTCCAGCATGGCTTTAGctaagtattttcttccttgtctgtTTGTTGCATGTACCCAGGTGATTTGTTTACTACTGTTTAGATTTGGAGAGGAGCAGAATTGGTTTAGGCATGCAGTCCAACTGAATTTTGCTAAGGTGCAAGTACCTTCATCCCTTCAGCTCATTTGAAAACTCTGGTTCAAATGcattgaagaaagaaaagcgtgtatttttatgtgctttaaTAGAGAGGCTTTGGGCATCGATGCTTTAGCATTTCACATCTCACCCCTGTTCCTGCACACTTttcactgcactgcactgtgctgtgctgtccCCTCAGTTCAGCTGACAGCTGAGAGCACAACCCAGGCTGAGAAAAATCACTATCTGCAAAACAAGGGagggtttttatttaaatccaaGTCAGGAAGTCAGCTCCTTTCttacacaaatataaatatgtagGTGCAGATAAGGTAACGGGCAACAACAAAGAATTGGGGGCTGGAGCTCCTCTTGTTGATACTGCTCTTGTCCCACCATGCTACAGTCTCACAGCTCTCCTGGAGAGTGTTTAGGCACCCAAGCTTCAGATACAGCTTCCAGGATTGGATCAAGAGCCCTGTGTGGCGTCCAGGCTCACTACATTGCATAGGGAGTCTCAGAAACATCTCATATATGAAGCAGTGAGCTTAACTGGAAACCCCGTTGTATTTATCTGTAGTTTTGCCACCTTACTGGGGACTGCAGCAAGGCCTATGTGTCCCCTGAAATAATGTTTTCGTTAGGAAAGCaggccagggcaggggctgcagcactcACCACCAGCCTCTCTGCTGTTTGATTACTAGCCCATTCCTCCACTGTTCTATCCCATGGCAGCCAGCAGCCTCACAGGCAGTGAATAGCAACCAGTCAATGACAGTGTGGGCCTGGATGTCCATCTCTGATGGCAACACTAAGAGCTACTTCCTACCTTGTGCGCAGCGGTTTGGGCGCTCTCAGAAGAAAGTTAAGTGGGttcattttcctcctgaagCCTGTGGATGTCCCATTTGGCAAGAGAAATCCCACAGGTTGCTGCCTGTCAGCAAGTGGTCCCATGCCAAGCCACCATGGGCATGTTGTGTGTGCAGACTTACAATTCTTGAGAGCTCAGGGAACTCTTTAAGATATCCAGAGGTGCCAAATGAATGTCTGTAGTTAGAAAGTGAATGAATGAGGGATGTGGGGTCTCAGGTTTGTACCTCAAATAAGGGATGTGTGATCTCAGATTTGTACCTCTGTTTTGTTTAAGGCTTTCTCTTCACATCTCTTCCTATTCTTGGATTTACGCCAATGTATTTATTCCATTTTGTTGCATGGGCCTTTATTAATTCCTCTGTGAGCACTTTATTATGTGGTATCTGTGAGCAAATGCAGCCTCCCCATCTTCACAGTGACAAGGGAAGGACAGAATCTTTTTCCGCTTTCGTATTTCACTTCTGGCTTCTCAGGAAAACCTTTGATCAAACTGTAGCTCCAGCACAACGTTCAcctgaaataaaagagaaaattagtATTGTTACATGTACTTTTCACACTGTTGTTCTGAACACTTTGAAGCCCTGTGGTGTGTCTGAATAATGTATATCCAACAGGTCCTTTTGCAAAGCAATCTCTGGTCTGTTGCACGCCTCTGGCTAAACCATTTCCATGGTCTGCCCCACTGCACTCACAGGCCACGTGAATAGTGTGGGTGtctgagctgcagcacacagtGATTCTCAGCCGCTTGACAAGAGAGGAGCTGCCAAGCCAGCACATGTTGACTATTGAGGCAGCTCAGAGCCTGGGAGGCTCGTGCTGGGGCTCCAGTGGAACATACATTGCAAAGGGAGAAGTAAGGGTTTGAGAAGTGGAGAGCACCAGTTGAGAGGAGGGGACAAGAAGGCAGGACAGCTGGAGTTTTTCAGTAGGAAGGAGAAGTAAGTGAGGATATTACCAGGGAAATATGAAGATGGATATGCCTATTTTACTTGATAATGTGTTGTGCAAGATACTGAAAGAGGATAGAGTGAGGGGGGTACGGGCTATTCACATGAGAGAGGAGCCACAGGGAAACAGGTGGGATATAGTGCATGGAGAGGTGGTGTGACGTGGAAGTGAAGATCTACAGCGTGGTGATATGAAAGGGCAAGATATGGTCTACTATTCATATGACAAAATTTCCCTCAGTCCAATGGATGCTGTGATGAGGATGCTGAGCTGTGTAGCAGCTCTCAGAAATGCCATCCAGGCAGCACTTCCTATCTGCTAGCTAAGAGAATGAGTTTCCTCACCATGAGCTGAAGAACAAGGTATCATGGCAAGGAATAGCAGATACTCACCAGTACTGTGATGATACTTACAGCAGAAAAGCATCAACACAGTACTGTGTTGGGAGGAGCTAAATTCTGGCTGGTCTCCTAGTCTGTCCTCTCTTCTGGACATTAGTCCTAGGCTAACATTTCACAGCTGTGTTAACTATGTGATATTATTGTCTGTACCAATGCTTCCCTTTCAGCCATCCTGACAATCCTTGGAAATTCAGCAGTCCTTGCTACAGCCATGAAACGCTCTTCCCTCCTGAAGTCACCGGAGCTGCTTACAATCAACTTGGCAGTAGCAGATATTGGAATGGCCATCAGCATGTATCCGCTGGCCATTGCATCCGCCTGGAACCACGCTTGGCTGGGAGGAGATGCATCCTGCATATATTATGCCCTCATGGGTTTCCTTTTTGGTGTCTGCAGCATGATGACCCTCTGTGCCATGGCCGTGATTCGATTCCTTGTTACCAATTCATCCAAATCTAACAGTAAGTAATTACATTTCTGGTAACCTTGTAGTGGTGCATTTGGGCTGTTACGTTCAGGGAGGTACTTTATGGAATATGGCATGGAGTATCAGTTCAGTAAATGTAGGAATGAGCCTCAACTTTTAGTCCAATATCAAACCCTAATGTTCCTAGGAGGATCTGATTAAATTCCTTATGAAACAATGAGTTTTTCCACTTCTCAATAATACCAAGCGAAACTACCTGAGAGTGCAGTGCCCAAATGTTTTGCTGGACCAGACTCTTGGCTTTCTATTTGTGTGCAAGCAGACATACTGACATACTGGAACTTGAGAGGAATGTTCTCTGGCACTCCTGAGCACAATACATTTGGGGTCAACTTGATATTGTAAAGCTCCCTGAATTACTAAACTTTAGATCAGCACTGAAGGCTGCACTCAGGTCTCACCCAATCCATGGACAGTCTTTGTCACATTCCTCAAGAAGACCAAAGGTTCAGGAACTGCAGTAGCAGCCCAAGCATATTTGTAGCTACCACCCTTCTGTTTGAGAAGTTACAACAAAAACCACGCACCTGAGATGAGTTCCATAcatgctttctcttcctctttcttgcaGGTAACAAAATCACCAAGAACACTGTTCGCATCTTGATTACTTTCATCTGGCTCTACTCCTTGCTCTGGGCCATTCTGCCCTTGGTGGGCTGGGGCTACTATGGCCCTGAGCCATTTGGCATCTCTTGTACGATAGCCTGGAGCAAGTTCCACAATTCCTCCAATGGCTTTTCATTCATCCTGAGCATGTTCCTCCTGTGCACAGTCCTGCCTGCACTGACCATCGttacttgttacttgggaatTGCCTGGAAGGTTCATAAAGCATACCAAGAGATCCAGAATATTGACAGGATCCCTAATGCAGCTAAACTGGAGAAGAAGCTGACATTGGTGAGTTGTCCCAGTGATGAGAAGAGCCTACAGTAATCAGAAGCTTGCAGAGAACTGGCTCTGCTCATGCATGGCTCATGATGACCCTTCACTTCTTCTGTCTAGTATTGACCAAAGAGGGAGATGTGGTTCCAGTGTCAACCACATTGTCATTGCAGTACCTTGGTCACGATAATATATCATAACTACAGTGCAGCTCATTAAATCTTTAGGCAGTTGCATCCAAGCTTTTAATGGACAACCAAGTTTCCAGTCATGCTGGAAGAGTTGCTGGATTCTTTTATGATGTAGCTAGGGTGAAGGTCTTGCTCTGTCAGTCTAGCTGTTTTTAATCAACTGAGTGGCTATGCTGAGTGAGAGTTACACAGAAATTCTGTATggaaagaggatttttaaaaataacattgtttCAAATAAGCACTTCAGTTGCTAGTTTCTtgtggaaaagcagaactgacCCAAGCTTTCTACAGGCCAGTCTGTTGATAGGCTACACTGTCCAGTTATGCTGTGTCTCCTGTGACATATTGCAGCCAGAGTCAGGGAAGGAGATGAAAATAAGTGCCTTGCAAGAAACCCACAGTGTAGATCTGCTAGGTGGGAATAAAAGCATATATGCACTGTCCAGTGTTAGCTGTGCTCACGTCACAACATAGCAAGTATACAGTTTCAGgtatttcagctgtttcaggTGTGGTTTCATCCATGCACCAGGTGCCTATCAGTGCCCGCTGAGAACTGAAGCCCTGTTTCGCTTTCAGATGGCTGTGCTCATCTCAGTCGGGTTCCTGAGCTCATGGACACCATATGCAGCAGCCAGCTTCTGGTCCATATTTAACCCCAGCAATTCCCTGCAGCCCATCGTTACACTGCTGCCTTGCCTGTTTGCCAAATCTTCGACAGTGTATAACCCTTTTATTTACTACATCTTCAGCAAAACTTTCCGTTGTGAACTCAAACAACTGCAGTGTTGCTGTGGATGGCGAGTTCATTTCTTCAGCACTGACAACTCTGCCGAAAATCCCGTGTCGATGATGTGGAGCGGGAGAGACAACGCGCGCCTCTCTTCAGCTGCAAAGGTGGAGAAGCAGGGAGCTGCAACTCGCTGAAGCACAGCAATGGTTTCACAATAGAGGTCAAAACTTGGGCTCCCCAGGGGTCCAAATGAGTAGGAATGCAGCACTGCGTATCTTATGTCAAATATAGAGGtttaagtatatatttttaagcaacTCTCAAATATTATCTTTATGCTACACAGCAAAAGAACCTGCtatttttttcaagaatttCCAATTTAGAGGAAATAGATTTATATACTAAACATAAAAACATGTAAACTAAACTTATTTTCAGGGAAACAGTTGtaattaaaagagaaactattattgtggggtttatttcttATACTTTTGACTTGTTAATGCAATCCATATGCAAATTCCTGGCTCTTTCAGTAGAACAGCCATCAGAGAAAACTGTAGGTTTGACACAAAGTGTTGCCaaataaatacagctttccAGCAATACAGACAGAAAACCACATAGGTAGCAAGGAATACTCACTGTCAGGAGATAAAAGTCTGATATCAAAATGTCTGATAGGGACCTACAGTCCCTTGCTCTTGTCAGAGGTATAGTTTCAACTTCCCAAAACACAAACTCAAAAAGGAGTTGAGCAGCCTTAGCGGGCAGAGGTTAAATGGGAATGTGGCAGTCAGTGAAGGAAGCCTTCTGCATGTCACAGATGATAGCAAAATAAGAAGTGAAGGAATCCCTCAGCAAAGGGAACTTTGCACTTGTGCTGTCACTGGCTGGGGTATAACAGCTTTTCTATCATGGGGAATTTTTGTAAGGGCATGTTTTATAAGACAAGAGGGattggctttaaactgaaagaggtgaGATCTAGACTAGATagtgggaagaaattctttacaatgagggtggtgaggtgctggcacaggttgcccagagaagctgtggctgccccatccctggcagtgttcaaggccaggtgggaaggggctttgagcaacctgatctagtggagggtgtccttgcccatggcagggggctggaactggatgagctttaaggtcccttccaacacaaataattctatgattctatgaagaaaacagcaagccATTAAACCTTGTTTCTGAGCAGTGTGAGACTACAGGCATGTGCCCCTCTGAACAAACTTATTTTAAGTAAAGATCGATATCAATCACAATCTGAGTTGAGGATACAATGCTCTTAGTTGGATCTGCAATTTCCAACCAACTACAGAACATCTCATTTTGAACGAAGTGCGATGGTGCTGAACATCTCAGAAGCATGCTACTTCTGAAGGGAAGATAAAAATGGTGAGAATTTAGGATCAATTTACCTGAAAGAAAGTCCAAGTGCTAAATAGACAGGGACAGCAGGAACAATACTGgacaaaaatacagaactaaGGAAGGGAGTATGAGCACTGAAATGAACTTCATTTGAGAAACAGTGATGTATTGGGGATAGGCAGCAATGTAGACAGAATGGAGATGCACAGCTGCTCCTACATGTATTACAGGATTTGTATCTCATTAAACAAACCATGAACTTTGATAAATTCTGGTTTATCTACTTATATGTTTCTAAAGAGATTTAAGTCAGAGTAACCTTAAGATCAAAGTACTGCTAGATTCAATCACATTTCTACTGAACTTCAATGACTTATTTGAAGACTTCTAGGACTACAATACCTaccaaaaaaatcagaagtcCTCTGCAAAAAGAGATCAAGCAAAGAGCTGGAatagatattttatttatcagtatatttggaaaaaatcccaacaaaccCACATAACGAGTTCCCTTCATGCCCAGAAGTCATAGTTGTAGAGATTAAATTTTCTTGTGGGTACCTATATAAATAATCCTCAAATACAACAAGCAGAGAATTAATTTACAACTTTCTTAGAAAGCACAAAACACCAGGGCACAGGGCAGTGGAACCAAAGGAATGTGCTGGTCATCCCTTGCTGATGATTACATTCTGTAAGCGATTAGTACAAGGCTGGTTGCGTTGTGTGATGATTCAGCATTACACAGATTgctgcctcttctccaggcacTTCTCAATATCATCTAACACTTGGGCAGCTGCTTTCGGAATACGAGTCCCTGGACCGAACACATTGGTAACACCAGCTTCATACAGGAAGTCGTAATCctgttcagaaagaaatttaagaGCTATAGTTAAGAGTGCAACAGAAAATTGATAATTGATTTAAAACTGGTATACATTCTATCGTGTATGCCGGGCCTGAGAAAGTATATGGGACAAGTCCCAGaaagaggcagcacagcagaaagggaaatgggaaaaatttGGTAGTTCagaggtaaaaaagaaatattaagaaaacaacccagagaaagattttatttgttcAGAATCAGACTAATGTCAGATCCTTGGAAAACATTCAAAAGTCAACTGGATGTGACCCTGAATGTCCTAATCTAAATATGAttctaattttgaaaatactgctttaaacAAAGGCTTGGGCCAGATGACTGCCAGCGGTCTCTTGCAATTTAAGTTACTCTGATTTTATGATTGTCCTGAAATTTCAAAAAGACCTGGAAAGCAGTTATGTATTATCTCTCTACATAGGATACATTATTTTTCAACAACAGGTTAGTAGCATCCCATTGACAGATACTGAACAGAACACAATTTGTCTCCTAGAAAAATACTATGAGTTTCGTTTGTTCAATTTAGAAGTTTGTCATTCCTAAACACTTACCAAAGTGgctagaaaaggaagaagtctGGGAAAGGGGTGTAACATGAGATTTATATGCAAAATCAGACTGAATTTCTCTAGACAGATGATGACCCTAACGGTGATTCAGGCAGGGAAATTGTGGATGAGCTGAGGAAAATTTTAAGGCAAAAGCATAAATCTGACTGCAAGGGAATCCAGAAAACAGTTCCACAGttcaggagaaagcagaaagaatgagAGGCAACATTGAGGCCTGATGATAGGGAACATGAAGAGAGGCTAAATGGTGAAGGAGATATGTAGCTTATAGGTGGTGGGACCCACTGGGTGTCTTACTCACTAGCTGTGACTCTTCCAAACTGTTACCAGAGGTCATAAAGTCTCTTAGGAGCTAGCCTTTATCAGTAATATGCAAGGTACTGGTAATGAGAAACAACAGAGCATAAAGAACATCTCCCTGAGGCTACTCTTTTCAGAACACAACTTAATATACCATCCAATGAACACTGTAAGATAAACCAGGACGATGTCCAGAAAACCAGATCAGTGAGACCTGACAGCATTTTGTGACCATCTTGCAGATCTGTGCAGACCCTGGTGATTGTATACAGTAGCCTTCACCACTGTAAATCCCATCTGACATTAACAGAATATAGGAAATAGCTAAAAGCAGTGCAGACAGAAATAAAGTAGACTCTCAGTCCTGATGGAAATAATGTTGACCCGTACCTGAGGTGGGATGACACCTCCACATATGACAAGAATGTCTGGCCGGTCAAGGGCATTGAGTTCTTTGATGAGTTCAGGCACAAGAGTTTTATGACCCGCTGCAAGCGTGCTTACACCAACACAGTGCACATCTGCATCAACTGCCTGCTGGGCCACTTCTCGAGGTGTCTGTATGAAAAGGGGATGACATGACAAGTAATAGCTTAAGCCTTGTTGCTGAACAAGcattagaggggaaaaatgttgcatttgaaaaacactGGACACTGCTCAGTCATACCTGGAAGAGGGGGCCGATGTCCACATCAAAGCCAATGTCTGCAAATCCTGTAGCAATGACTTTAGCTCCTCTATCGTGGCCATCTTGACCCATCTTTGCAACAAGTATACGAGGTCTGCGCCCCTCACGATCCATGAACTTGTTAACTCTGATTGAAAACACATATTGTATCTTTGTAAGGCACTGAGAATCATTACAAGTAtttccacaaataaaaaaagcactGGCTTCAGCTGTAGCATAATTTCTGTACATCAAATGAAAAGATCTTCTAAGTCATGCTTCGTCTATGTAGTTTGCACACTATGTTAAGGTTCATGTTATATGATTACTAACCGATTTCTTGTATTTACTAGCCTCAgcaataaaatgttcttttttaaagaaaaccactCCACTACCTTTCTGGTTTGCAATGGACAAAATACTGAATCTCTGAGGGTTTAATGAGCTGAATTACGACTAACTAGAACACAATTCTCAGATTTTAAGGATAATTATGAccaattatttcaaaagaacTTGTATGGCACACAGGCACAGAAAGATGTGTCCTAGACATCACACTGTGCATCATCATTCAACTGGGCACAAGTCTGCCCAAAAAAGGATAACTGTATCCCCCAT
Protein-coding regions in this window:
- the LOC115609996 gene encoding opsin-5-like yields the protein MEEQYISKLHPVVDYGAGVFLLIIAILTILGNSAVLATAMKRSSLLKSPELLTINLAVADIGMAISMYPLAIASAWNHAWLGGDASCIYYALMGFLFGVCSMMTLCAMAVIRFLVTNSSKSNSNKITKNTVRILITFIWLYSLLWAILPLVGWGYYGPEPFGISCTIAWSKFHNSSNGFSFILSMFLLCTVLPALTIVTCYLGIAWKVHKAYQEIQNIDRIPNAAKLEKKLTLMAVLISVGFLSSWTPYAAASFWSIFNPSNSLQPIVTLLPCLFAKSSTVYNPFIYYIFSKTFRCELKQLQCCCGWRVHFFSTDNSAENPVSMMWSGRDNARLSSAAKVEKQGAATR